A genomic segment from Triticum dicoccoides isolate Atlit2015 ecotype Zavitan chromosome 1A, WEW_v2.0, whole genome shotgun sequence encodes:
- the LOC119275077 gene encoding uncharacterized protein LOC119275077 translates to MATAWVRSLSCRSYGVADAVVAPSPSKKAQPLLPASCGAAADVRDSVASARQAWKPQKPRRERRTDGQERQQESARPRPKKKPKQTAAAFTPSPGTAPAPASSAFLTMAELPAGHSSRQVVELIFSSGWDLAGAAAAAPEVEAMFRVHSGARAVARFEEARAAARAHGAAARCGADGNEMMRFQCRPAAGAGVGGVFGAGVATCQLGPSGSAVRTFACSGTAHARAAPSPGAVRRAMLVCRVIAGRVRPAQGDDPQALRHRSSHYDSVDMGDGELVVLDSRAVLPCFLIIYKV, encoded by the coding sequence ATGGCGACGGCATGGGTGCGGTCCCTCAGCTGCAGGTCCTACGGCGTGGCGGACGCCGTCGTCGCGCCGTCCCCGAGCAAGAAGGCCCAGCCGCTCCTCCCTGCGTCGTGCGGCGCCGCGGCGGACGTCAGGGACTCGGTGGCGTCCGCGCGGCAGGCGTGGAAGCCGCAGAAGCCGCGCCGGGAGCGGCGGACGGACGGGCAGGAGAGGCAGCAGGAGTCGGCGAGGCCTCGGCCCAAGAAGAAGCCCAAGCAGACGGCGGCCGCGTTCACGCCGTCGCCTGGGACCGCGCCCGCGCCCGCGAGCTCGGCGTTCCTGACCATGGCGGAGCTGCCGGCGGGCCACTCGTCGCGGCAGGTGGTGGAGCTCATCTTCTCGTCCGGCTGGGACCTGGCCGGCGCCGCCGCGGCGGCTCCGGAGGTGGAGGCGATGTTCCGCGTGCACAGCGGCGCGCGGGCTGTGGCACGGTTCGAGGAGGCcagggcggcggcgcgcgcgcacggcgccGCGGCCCGGTGCGGCGCCGACGGCAACGAGATGATGCGCTTCCAGTGCCGCCCGGCCGCGGGCGCGGGTGTGGGCGGCGTCTTCGGTGCTGGCGTCGCCACCTGCCAGCTCGGCCCGTCCGGCTCCGCGGTGCGCACCTTCGCCTGCAGCGGCACCGCGCACGCCAGAGCCGCGCCGTCGCCCGGCGCGGTTCGCAGGGCCATGCTGGTGTGCCGCGTCATCGCCGGGCGCGTCCGGCCGGCGCAGGGCGACGACCCGCAGGCGCTCCGGCACCGCTCCTCGCACTACGACTCCGTGGACATGGGCGACGGCGAGCTCGTCGTGCTGGACAGCCGTGCCGTGCTCCCCTGCTTCCTCATCATCTACAAGGTCTAG